In Streptobacillus canis, one DNA window encodes the following:
- a CDS encoding tetratricopeptide repeat protein, whose product MKKMIFILSLILISCSKNEPENNDVKVMDPNGIEVEIVSVDSAHLTKILDGNLDDKNNKFFSEAELKKFNEKNIDANQLLKYIDEAENGDPNAINSLSYIYYLLGENDKLKEVLELGLKYNVKEAIFNLALLEMENKNFEKAIICFEKLPSDYKKSEIENFKSGIYLNTASIALKRNDYDKGLSNLIKAYNMGIKELDYEIANIYRIKGDEDNLVKWLKISSESKNIEAKKSLAEIYYFKGDLTGALKLYHEIYQAGEVDYAQHLYFAYLKLLNNQEALKWYKISRNLGLVDKNPELEKLKGFYNN is encoded by the coding sequence ATGAAAAAAATGATTTTTATCTTGTCTTTAATATTAATTTCATGTTCAAAAAATGAACCTGAAAACAATGATGTTAAAGTAATGGACCCTAATGGGATAGAAGTAGAAATTGTTAGTGTAGATTCAGCTCATCTTACTAAAATATTAGATGGAAATCTAGATGATAAAAATAACAAATTTTTTAGTGAAGCCGAACTTAAAAAATTTAATGAGAAAAATATAGATGCCAATCAATTATTAAAATATATTGATGAGGCTGAAAATGGTGATCCTAATGCTATAAATTCTTTATCATATATATACTATTTATTGGGAGAAAATGATAAATTAAAAGAAGTTTTAGAGTTAGGACTTAAGTATAATGTAAAGGAAGCTATATTTAATTTAGCCCTATTAGAGATGGAAAACAAAAATTTTGAGAAAGCTATTATCTGTTTTGAAAAACTTCCATCAGATTATAAAAAAAGTGAAATTGAAAACTTTAAATCAGGTATTTATTTAAATACTGCTTCAATTGCATTAAAAAGAAATGATTACGATAAAGGATTATCTAATCTAATTAAAGCATATAATATGGGGATAAAAGAATTGGATTATGAAATTGCCAATATTTATAGAATAAAGGGTGATGAAGATAATTTAGTTAAATGGTTAAAAATTTCCTCAGAATCAAAAAATATAGAAGCAAAAAAATCATTAGCAGAAATTTACTATTTTAAAGGTGATTTAACAGGAGCTTTAAAGCTTTATCATGAAATATATCAAGCTGGTGAAGTTGATTATGCACAACATCTATATTTTGCATATTTAAAACTATTAAACAATCAGGAAGCTTTAAAATGGTATAAGATATCGAGAAATTTAGGTTTAGTAGATAAAAATCCTGAACTTGAAAAACTTAAAGGTTTCTATAATAATTAA
- a CDS encoding D-alanyl-D-alanine carboxypeptidase family protein: protein MKKILLSILLSYVSFAFSAKLSSNLNEEMTGVLTRDYRTYKSMYIGDSEYNKYYSYNETSTRPLASVTKLMTATVIFDEINEGKYTLNTKVRVDKEASKVPYGVVLKENKIYTIEELLHLLMINSSNSAAYQLALFSSNGNVDNFVKKMNKKAKQLGLRSLRFNTPHGLPPVDTNRGMDVGNARDIYLLALNALSNEKLLEISSKYTYETSDGIKIKSTNSLVKLEEVSGLKTGFHRRAGYNIVYLINNGDEKIIQVILGSNSTSNREKLGLKTLELMKESDK from the coding sequence ATGAAAAAAATATTATTAAGTATATTACTCTCTTATGTTTCTTTTGCTTTTTCTGCAAAATTATCAAGTAATTTAAATGAAGAGATGACAGGAGTACTTACAAGAGATTATAGGACATATAAAAGTATGTATATAGGAGATAGTGAGTATAATAAATACTATTCATATAACGAAACTAGTACTAGACCTTTGGCATCAGTTACAAAACTTATGACAGCAACAGTGATATTTGATGAAATAAATGAAGGTAAATATACTTTAAATACAAAAGTAAGAGTAGATAAGGAAGCATCTAAAGTTCCATATGGAGTGGTATTAAAAGAAAATAAGATATATACAATAGAAGAATTACTTCATCTATTAATGATAAATTCTTCTAATTCTGCAGCTTATCAGCTTGCTCTTTTTTCTTCAAATGGAAATGTTGATAATTTTGTAAAAAAAATGAATAAAAAAGCTAAACAATTAGGACTTAGATCTTTAAGATTTAATACGCCTCATGGATTGCCACCTGTAGATACAAATAGAGGGATGGATGTAGGAAATGCAAGAGATATATATTTATTAGCGTTAAATGCTTTAAGTAATGAAAAATTACTTGAAATTTCTAGTAAATATACTTATGAGACATCAGATGGAATTAAGATTAAATCAACTAACTCTTTGGTAAAATTAGAAGAGGTTTCTGGATTAAAAACAGGATTCCATAGAAGAGCAGGATACAATATAGTTTATTTAATTAATAATGGAGATGAAAAAATCATACAAGTAATTTTAGGCTCAAATAGTACAAGTAATAGAGAAAAACTTGGATTAAAAACTTTAGAATTAATGAAAGAGAGTGATAAATAA
- the lgt gene encoding prolipoprotein diacylglyceryl transferase, protein MKPYLFKIGNFEIRIYSLMYIIALFTAIFIAKRDDVAEKRGVKKNIIEDYAYFAIISGLIGARLYYVLLKWGYYSQNLSEIVKVWHGGLAIHGGIIGGIIGTIIFAKMKNVDTLVLMDMAVGPLILGQGLGRIGNLANGEIHGFPTITPFSVILKGNFTTWWQEFNAMPLLKQLEFKELVPWGITFPLDTPAGQEFPNMKLHPAMIYEMILNFIAFYIIWFVFRKKEYSRGILTMIYIVTYGIIRIIVSTFRAEDLLVAGIRAPYIISAVMIIVGIAGIAYIKSKKEVK, encoded by the coding sequence ATGAAACCATATTTATTTAAAATTGGTAATTTTGAAATTAGAATTTACTCATTAATGTATATTATAGCTTTATTTACAGCAATATTTATTGCAAAAAGAGATGATGTTGCTGAAAAAAGAGGAGTAAAGAAAAATATTATTGAAGATTATGCATATTTTGCAATAATAAGTGGATTAATTGGTGCAAGACTTTATTATGTATTACTTAAATGGGGATACTATAGTCAAAACTTATCAGAAATAGTAAAAGTATGGCATGGAGGACTTGCAATACATGGAGGTATTATTGGAGGTATAATAGGTACAATAATATTTGCTAAAATGAAAAATGTTGATACATTAGTATTAATGGATATGGCAGTAGGGCCATTAATTTTAGGACAAGGTTTAGGTAGAATAGGAAATTTAGCTAATGGAGAAATTCATGGTTTTCCTACAATTACACCATTTTCTGTAATTTTAAAAGGTAATTTTACAACGTGGTGGCAAGAATTTAATGCTATGCCTTTATTAAAACAATTAGAATTTAAAGAATTAGTACCATGGGGAATTACTTTCCCATTAGATACACCAGCAGGACAAGAATTTCCAAATATGAAATTACACCCTGCTATGATATATGAAATGATATTAAATTTCATAGCATTCTATATCATATGGTTTGTATTTAGAAAGAAAGAATACTCAAGAGGTATACTAACTATGATATATATTGTTACCTATGGAATAATTAGAATTATTGTTTCAACATTTAGAGCTGAAGATTTACTAGTTGCAGGAATTAGAGCTCCATATATTATTAGTGCAGTAATGATAATTGTTGGTATAGCAGGAATAGCATATATTAAATCAAAAAAAGAAGTTAAATAA